The Heterodontus francisci isolate sHetFra1 chromosome 31, sHetFra1.hap1, whole genome shotgun sequence genome segment GAAACTGTTTTAatttagggaaatgcagcaaataaTTTGCacttagcaaggtcccacaaacagaaattagataatctgttttaataattTTGGCAGGACACAAAGTTCTTCAACTCTGCTATGTTCCCCTGCTCCACCgtgaatagtgccaggggatgttTTTTGTTCACCAGAGAGAATAGATGGGGCCTTATTATAGCGTCTTACCTGAAATAtatcagctctgacagtgcagcaccaacTCAGTACTGCAACTGAAGGGTCAGGCTAGATTTTGAGCTCAAATTTCTGGATTGGGTTTTGCACCCCTGGCCCTCTGACTTAGAGGCCACCACTGAGCAAAGGCTGGCAGCTGAAGTGCTGGAAAAGTGTGAAAGCAACATCATTACATGTGCGTTCCAATTGACTGATTTGCTTTCATGACTAACAGATTTGCACAGCATAAAATCATCCACAGCAAAATCATTCTGATCTGCCATTTTGATTTAATCCATAGAAAATTCACACAATTCACTAGAGGAAAATAAAGTCTAAAGTTTAATATCCCCCAAAAAAAGAGTGACTAAAGCACAAATTTTCATTGCCAAGGAATGGACCTCTATTGTTCTATTTGACATTTATTTTTGCACATCTTGAAAAAGAGAAATAATTCACATTTTGGAGTAATATTCTTCAGCTGTTGTGTCTAATGTCTAAAGTCAGCACACTAatactgggggtgagggggggcggGTGGAGTGGATGGGGATGGGAAGAAGGGGGAGAAAGGGGCATGGCAGGAGAGAATTACCCATGGCCACAGCACCTCAGAATTATCTGTCCCAACAGGAACCACACGCTTCCTCCTATTATATTCCTGGATTTTATTCCAGAAATAGCACAATGAGCGCAAGCTTGGGATCAAATTTTACTCAGTTTAAATTGTTCCCCTTTCCTAGCAATAAAATTATGAGTTTCCATCAGGTATCTGGGATTTCCTATGGCCACGATTCACTTACTTTCTGTTTCTAGATCAATTCCAGGCCATTCGTCGTCATTTATTTACATGAGATGAGGCCAGTGTTTATTTCCTTATTACcctagagaaagtggtggtgaaccaccttctcaaAGCACtgtgtccatgtggtgtaggtacttccacagtgctgtttgagagggagttccaggttttggacccagcaacagggaaggaacgggtgatatagttccaagtctgagtGGTGTctgacttgcaggtggcggtgttgttcccatgaatctgctgcccttgttcttctaggtggtagaggtgacagatttggaaggtcctgtcgaaggaggcatgatgaggatactgagggaagtaagagtggaaattgcggaagcaCTGGCCAAAATACAGTagtagtgtcagaggactggataatttcaaatgttacaccattgttcaaaaaagtggTAGAAGAATAaatccagtcagtttaacctcgctgGTGGCAAACTTTTTACTAACAATAATCAGGACAAAATTATCACATGgacaatgtggattaattaaggaaagccagcacaaatttgttaagggcaagtcgtgtttaacaaatttaattgagtttttttaaaTGAGGTACCAGAGAGgatttaatgtggtgtacatggacttccaaaaggcatttaataaagtgacAAGTAACAGGCGTTTCAGCTTATCCCATGAAActtaagggacagtggcagcatggatacaaagttggctgagtgacaggaaacagagtggtggtgaacagttgtttttttggactggaggaagatatatagtggggttcgTCAGAGGTCGgtgatttgatatatattaatgacctagactgggGTATACGGGTATAATtaaaaaatgtgcagatgacacaaaatttgtaagtattgtgaactatgagtatagtgatagacttcaagaggacataggctggtggaatgggcggacaagtggcagttgAAATCTAATGCCGAGAAGTGTAAGCTGCTACAtcttgttaggaagaatgaggtaaggcaatataaattaaagggtacaattctaaagggggtgcagcagcagagagacctgggggtatatatgcacaaatcaatgaagggcaatttgagaaagtagttaaaaaggcatatagGAACCCGGACATAGAGTACAAGTGCAAGAAAATTGTGGTGAACCTTAATAAAACACTTatctggcctcaactggagcactgTTTCTGGGGAgcccactttgggaaggatgtgaaggcattggagagggtgcagaaaagattcacgagaatggttccatgaaTGAGGGGCTTCatgatatgaggagagattggagaagctggcgctgctctccttagagaaggttgagaggagatttgatagaggtgcaccaaatcatgaggaatctggatagtgtcgatagggagaaactgttccgactggccgaagggttgagaaccagagaatttaaagtgattggcaaaagaaccagaggcaagaagCAGTAacaatttttatgcagtgagtggttaggatctagaacgcactgcctctgagcgtggtggaggcagattcaatcatggctttcaaaagggaactggataattaactgaacagggcgacagggaaaaggcaggggagtgggactagccgagttgccctcgcagagagctgacatggacatgatgggacaagtggcttccttctgtgttgtaaccattctatgattccataagtGCATCTTGTAACTGATGCACACTGTAGCCATAATGCatcagtagtgaagggagtgaagggttatgatggtgaattgggtgccaatcaatgggctgttttattctggatggtgtcgaggttgggtgttgttggagctgcagtcatccaggcaagtggaaaaaaTTCCATCACACTTTTGACTTGTGCTCAGAAGATGGGGAAAGGCTTcagggactcaggaggtgagtcactcaccacagaatactcaGTTGCTCATATGCTCTAgttgtcacagtatttatgtggctcgtccagttaagtttctggtcaatggtgaccccaagatgttgatggtgggggattcaacaatggtaattatgttgaatgtcaaggggagatggttagtcattgcctggcacatgtgtggcataaatgttacttgccacttttcagcccaagccttgctgcatgcaggaatggatggcttcattatctgaggagttgcaaatggtattgaacattgttccatcatcagtgaacatcctcacttctgaccttatgaagaaaggaaagtcattgatgaagcagctgaagatggttgggccctggacactaccctgaggaactcctgcagtgatgtcctggggctgagatgattggtctccaacaaccatcttcctttgtgctaggtatgactccaaccagtcaagtgtttccttccccccccaccccaacgattcccattgacttcaattttaccaagACCCTTTGATGccgcattcagtcaaatgctgccttgatgtcaagggcggtcactgtcacctcacctctgaaattcagctcttttgtccatgtttaacttACAAAAGTAATTAACCCatcggctgcattttaaaagcccgctgcTGAAATAGGCGGCGGGCAGGAAGATTTGCGGCCCACATTGGTGAGCCGCCACGATTCCAAACGCGGTGGTTCATTAGCAAGTCAGGGATGGCCACCCTCCGATGACGGGAAGGGGGCGGGCAAGCCGTCCCTAGCAATGATGTCCGGTGCCGATGCACAGGCGCTATTTTTGAAGGATTTACAGCCCGAAAtgagcatttaaattttaaaggtaCAGCAacttttaagtttttaaaaatgaataaaataagctttccatgccctctcccacccccttcaatggcattacacaccattcctgtcctttcccccccccccccccggaatatTCACCATGAAAAATTGACTTTCTCCCATGCCCCCCATCGCcccacaaagttcagaacctttgtcctttaccccttcccatcacctccaccccccccccagccaATCCAAAGCGTtttaaccccactccccccactcctgcacagagaaaatcacctcctccccgcTCCCAACAGCTGTCGCGTCTCATTTctccgaacggggattcgaaggagcGGTATTGCCGgccacccgaatgaagatcggtgcggcaaatAAGGAGGTATTAATTCAAGTAGGTAAATTAATTTAACTATGAAAATCGTGGTCCCGTcacaaggccttgccgccaccacTAAGATCGGTATGGGGCCTGTCGGTGACGGGCCTCCTTCGTTGCTATCTTCATTCCGCCCCCTGCCATTCTTCCTGGTGTTGGAGAGGCTTTAAATTCCAGCCCTATATCTTTCAAATCAGCAGAATCATTGGAGGTGAAATTAAACATCATCACGGCCACAAAAACTCAATTTCACCCCCTTGATTCTGAGGAATAGGGGATTTTAATGAAAATCCTTTTCTTCCAGACTTTTGTTTTTATAAATGGAGGGGGGAATTTTCTCCTTGTGGGAATAAGTATTGGAAAAGAAGAGCTGTGATCCAACTTGAAATCTTCCTTGTAATTCATTTTGAAGGTACAACAGTACACAATATTCAGATGAAAAATCACAGTCATGACTGACGAAGCCCTTGCATGCATAAAACTGACACTGATTCTGTAGCTGGAATACGAACATATCTGTTATTTTGAATTGAACATCAAGTCAAACTCAGCTAAATAATGAATAGGGCAATATGAGGCACAGCCTTTACCCTCATTTTCAGAAGCAGAGGAATGTAACTGACAATGGTTGTGGAAGACAAGATAACCAAAGATGTTTGGTTTTTGCTGGTGGTGGGTGCGTAGGGGCACTTGATCAGATCGAGACTTTTTCATCCAGAACCCTAAAAGGCTGCACTTTCCCATTATAAGTGAGAAAGAAAATTAGATTACAATTAAAACATATACACATACTTTAGGAAAGCTTCTTATCCTGAActggaacacagaaacacagttcTTCAGCTTTACACTAAACATAACCTGTCTCAATGTTTATCAATATATCACGTCATACATATTTGTTAATGATAATGAAGCCGATGAACAAACAACACAATTCATAATGAGAAACAATTGTCTTCACTGGCTAAATCTAGGAGATCAATTAATAGCACGTTCTTACCTGATTGCACTGATTTTCTTGCAATGTCATCAGATGTCACTGTGAAGCATTTCCTGTATACACCTCATCCTGATTGTGGTCTAGCAGCAAGCCCATTGCTGCCTGTCTACGATTTCCTTGTTTGTCAGTGTAATTATTGTCCACATGTATAGAAGAATCACTTGATGCGGGCGAAGCAGTTGCTGTAGTTAACGTAGCACTAGCATATGCAGAACTGCTGTAATCTATCGCAAGCTTCTGTGTTTCTTTGTCGATTTGTGCTACTATGTTTAGAGGGATTATTTGGGGTCCAGTACTGGGTGGATTATTTCTTCCCTGCATCCCAAACAGGGCCATTTCAGCTTCTTTCTTGTTCTCATCTAATGAGCTGTAAGTCGTAGAATTCTGCAAATATCTGGTGTTAGTTTCCAAAACAACTGGATTATCAGCTTcaaactggagctgtgacactggcaAATCTCTGCTGGTTGTCGCCGTGCTAGGAGCAacatctgttcctgtgctgttttgcATGGTATCGTAAAAAGCTGGATGTTTTTTCCCTTCGCTTGACTCTAGATTGTCTACATATGCTGGGGTGCGCAAACTAAAAAAGTCTTGGTTATCAGTCAATAGCCTTTCATGATCTTGGTTGATTGAATGTTGCAATGCTTGGGCAGATAGTTGTTGTTGAGAGCTTTGAAAGGGTTCAGCTTCTAAAGTGGATTGCTTTAGGTCTGAAAACATAGGAACAGTCTCATGAATATCATTGCCAGGAAATCTTGGGGAAAAATTTTCATCAGGCATTGGTGTTGAACAGCCTGAAGAAAACAGGTTACAATATTCTTTCTGATCACTTTTTTGAACTTGAAAGTTTTGGGCATTTGAAAGAGTTGGGGGCATATTGCTATCTCCACTATAGCTGTAATCTAAACCACAGTCTGTGCTTTCAGAGAATACAGGATTTGTTCCTTGAGTTTTCTGTAATAGCTTTGATTTGCGGATAAATTGTTCTTTCTTATTTGAAGTACAAGGGCTTCTGGTATTCCTTGTCTGTCTTGGTATTGTGGCCTTTTTAGAAGGAAATGGGGGAGATGCTGGAAAAACCAACTGAGGGGAGCTGGACATATCAATTCGTTTACGTCTTCCATACACAGCTTTTGAATCGCTGGGGAAAGGTACATGATGGTTCCACTGACGTTTGGAACCAACTTTTGGTCCAGCTCTTTCAACAGGTGCTATGTCATCCCAGTCCATCATTAATTTCTCTAGACTTGAGAGACTGGATTTTTCTTCACTTGCCATATTACTGCAAATATTAACATTTCCTTCAGAATTTTCAAATGATGTACTAAAGTGGGATGATGATTCTGTGAAAGTCTCTGGAAATGATCTTAGCTTTACTTTCTGAGGTGTATAATTTGAAATATCCAAGATGTCTTTTGATTCATTCAGGTTGTAATCCAACACTGGGGTGTAATGGTGATTAAAATATGCCATATTCCCATCGCAAAGATTAAAACTGGATTTACAGCTCAGTTGAAGTCCTCTCGAAAATGCCATCCTAGAGGTATCAGTTGATAACTGCAATGAATTAAAATATTTCTGAGATGTGTGGTTCATAGAACAGGCTGCATCTGTTTGACTCTCAGAAGTTAAGGATGCTTGTAAAGTCAGAGGACTGCGGTCTGGCCTAAAAGCATTAAACGAAGAAGCCTTATTAAAGTGTAGGTTTGAACCAATCGCATGTTGACTGTATGCATCAGTTGAGGTGGCTTGAGAGGAAGTAACATTATTGCTTGTGTCGTAGCCAAATGTACAATCTCTGTTGCCTAGAAAGTCGAGACCAGAATACTCTCTAGGTTGCTGCAGTACTTCCGAATTACTGAAACTTTGAGCTTTCGGTCTGTAGTTGCTATAATGAGCATAGTTATCTGGAGTCTGTTGACATGAAAGTCCAGCTTGTCTAGACAGAGGTGGCTGAGCAGCAATTCTTTGGAAAGTTTCTGTATCAGAAGTATGATATGAGGAGCCATAATCAACAACATCTGAATTATCTGGGATCATCTGTGGATAAGCCTGTCCTGTTTGATTCACGTGCTGCTGGCTGCCAACACAACTAGGAGAACTGGTTTTATCAAACCCTTCTTGGTAATGGGTTAAGTGTCTTGACGGTGGTGTGGAATTGCTGACTCCAAAGCTTCCAGTTATATTACATGATTCTTGCCCAGCCTGCGAAAACGACAGATCCATCAAATCTGAAGAATCATCTGAATCAAGCAGAGAACGGAAGTAACCCGCAATACACCCAGGACTTGGTTGAGCAACACTGCTTTGGTTGGAGGATAGGCAACCCATCAAATACCCATTCCTGGACACAGAATTTGATTCCCAAAGAGTGCTGGGAAATGACTGCGTTGACATACCTGGGTAAGACGGATACAAACCATTCCTGATTGGTTGCTTTGAAGGATAACCTTGACTCATAGTCCACAAATTTTCATTTTGTCTTGCCCATTCTGAATTTTCAGCATTCATGTTCCGAAAAATTCCATGCTCTGGAAATGGGACTGTACGCTTGTATGGTTTCCTCCTTTGAATTGGCTTCTCTTTCATTTCTGTACCCCATTTGCATTTTCTTGCATACAATTTTGTTTCACCCAAGAATATCCGTTTTCTCTTTCCAATACCTTCAAAAAAATCACTGAAAGTGGAGGATGATTCTGCAAATTGTCCCACTTGCCTTCCTCGTGAACAACCTGCTTTTCCACCTCTCCTTCGAGTGCCTGCTAACGTACGATAAAACTGAGACATGTCCTGATGCATAGAAGCCGATCTCTGAAATGATCCTGGATCACTAGGAGACCAACACCTGGGTGGTGAGCATCTACCCAAGATCAGGCTCTGTTTAGTTAAAAAGGCCAATTTGGACAAAACATCTGCATAGTCTGTAGTATTGTCATTGGATCCACCAATATACGTAGGTTGCGGTGGAGCAAGTTTATGATGCCTTGGCTTTCTTTTCACATGATTGGCAGCTTCACTGCTACCTTCAGGTAACACTTTCCTTGGCCTACCTCTTTTCCTTTTAATAACAACAGGAATATCACCTGTAGGCAATGCTGCCATTTTGTTCCTCCTACCTTTCTTCACTGTTGGTAATGCAGCTGTGTTTTGCTCTGGCATTGTAACACAATGCATTTTGACTCCTGCACTCAAATTATTGTGTGTTAAAAGTTTTTGGCACATttttgtttttctttctgtatGCATCAGGTACTTCTGAATATTGATTTTTGTTATTTTAACTAACATCTTCCGACTTCCTTTGCATTTAGATTTCGGATTCTTATTGAAAAGTGTCCTTTTAAGAGGCAACCGAGAGGCTGCTCCATAATCTTGACATTCTTCTGTGGATGCTGAAGGAATAGAAATATTCTTGCAGTATTTTTCAAACTCAATTTGTTCCAAGCTATTTTCTCGATTATAATGGATCATTGTTTTCTTCCTCAGAGCATACTTTTTACATgttgtctcggttaaaagcaatccAGCATTTATCGCCTCTTCATTCTGGTTGTTGTGTTTTGGAATTCCAGCTTTAGAACTTTCACACTTTGCATGGTGTCTATGTTCCGGTACGCTGTACAATGTTGACATATTTTCAAAGAAGCTATTGTTGTTAGGTGATACTGCAGATGTGATCAGAGCTTTGATTTTAGAATCTGTGTTGGCTGGATCAAACTTTTCAAATTCAACACGCCTGCGTTCACAATGGTCTGTACTCTCCTTTCTTTGCGTCCTATCCATTGCTCGCCTTCTGCTTGCCATCTGAGATTTAGATCTTATATGCAGATTATCCTCCGGGCTTCTAATACTGCTAGCAAGCACAACTGAAGAAAAGAAACTATACTGTAATCCTGTCTTTTCATTTTTTGCTACTTTGCTTCCATTACTTTGAAAGGTGCTGGAGTCAATTTTAAGTGTACCACAACTGAGCTTGATGCCATTATTTTGCATGTCATTAGACAAGAGATTTAAGTCTTTCATGATATCTCTTAAAGTTACTACAGGGTACAAATTATTTTTGCCATTGCCACATTTGTTTTTCAGCAATGTCACAATGTTAATATTTCTTTTCCCAGTTCCCATTGTAGCATTTGGGAAACTTCTATGGAGTGTATCAGTGGACATTTTTTCTTTTGCAACTTCATTGGTTTCAGCTTTACCAATGCTGGACTTGTCTGATCCTACTTCTGACTTAAGACTTTCCTTGTTATAACAGCTTTTTGTTTTCCTAGTCTGACAAATACCAACTGAATCCATTTGAATCACAGTATCTGGTTCATTATAAGTGTATGCATTTGAATACTGACCATCTTTTACATCTAGAGACCCACTGGCCAAAGGAACACCTTCGGTTTCTTCAAAGCCATTACAAGGTTCCTTAGAAGCGGACATTTTTATTATGGCTGGTGAATTGGTGATGTGTGTGTTCTCCTTTAGTACAGTTGAAATGGTTTACTCTCTGATTGTTAATGTTAGCAGCATTGGAATAGGTGTTGGTTTGTGAACTCCTACACTTTATGGAAGCACCTATAGTTAAAACaaatttttaaataaataaaaccaTGTTGGTTTATTTTAAACTGCCTACATATGATCTTGCTATTTATATATGTAAACAGGTCTACACATAAAATAGAAAATGTTGTAAATTATAGTGGCACATAAACATTTGAAATCGGAGAAAGAAAAATTATTTTGTCAGATTTGCCAAAATAAGAGCACATAGCTACATTTTAAAATAAAGCATTCTGTTGTTCTACTCAATTTAAGGTTCAACTCCTTATTTATTTATTAGGGTTAGGAGAAAGTGTGGTATGTTTGATTCAATAGGATGATATTTTAGTTAATATCAAAATAACCTTCTGTGTTAATTTGATGTGATTAGAGCTTCCATTTGAAAGCTTTAATTTAGAAGAACAATTTTAAATGAAGTATGATATGTCACAAGGTTATCTACCCCAGGCACAGCTATGCTTGTTCTCCAAATGATGGTCTATTTTTGATTCTGACAATAGGGAAGACATGTATCTTTTACTTTTCCATTTTAGAGCAAATTAATATTCTCATGAAAGGTCTGTAACTTTCTCCATTGGCAAACTATATAATTTGGCTTGACATCATATTTTTACACAAATGCTTTATGTCAAATTAAACTTCTAAAGGTCCTAAAATTGGAAAGATTGGGGAGATGCACTCAGGAGACTATTATTCAAAGAAACATTACAATGCCTTTGGTAAGCATTCTTTCTTTTTCCTTCACTTCAAGTCTCCTTTTCAAAAATATGGTTATCCTAAAGGAGTCCTAATAAGGAGGTTGGAAGATGTTAGCTCAACCATGCTCTACCAAAAAAGGCTTACAGATAGACTAAGGTTGAAAGGAAGAACCAAAATGTAGTAAGCAGATTCCCATTTCATCTGTCGTCTTTCACTTGGACACCTTCAGCAGAAATTGTGTAGCTAGCTTCATCCTACTCATGTTAAGAAATCCAGTGAGACAACAACATTCCCATGAGGACATGGGCAGAATTTTTATCATATCTTACTAATGCAGACTTTGGCAGCCTTCACTTGTTCTTCAATCTCACCAACATGGACCTATCAACCCAAACCAACTGACACCCACTGATCTAAGCACAGTTCAAAGAAAAAGGGAATAGACTTCCCATTCTCTTGAAAGAGGGGCAATTGTCAAAGGCAGCAACTAGAGAACAGAAAATGATACACTAGAGGAATAATTTTTTCATTTATTTGCTTTTCTCActtttcttttatattcttccactAAAGCATGTTTTGGAACCTGCTTTAGTATCTTTCCTATCAAGTTTTTGAACCTTTAATCTCACTTCTCTCTAAGTAGTCATCAGGAAAAAGCTGTAGACATTTAGAAACTGAAGAACGTTTTGTGAAGTTCAGAGGGACTTTGAAATCAGTCAGTAACAAAATAAAGGTGAACAGAAATGCAGAGGAATGGAGAAAGGGAAGATACAGTTGAAATGGATCGGATTCTAAATGACATATTGCAGTGTGTCTCAAAGGAACACAGATTTATTGGGGAATGTAACATGGTCAAAAAAAAAATCCTGAGTAGCTATTTTGATCACAAGAGTGTATTTAAATTTACCACACATCCTTGCATTTTGGGGATACAACATCAACCCACTATTCACCAAGTGTTAGAAATACTTTTATTTTACTTACACTGATCCTAACTCTAGTAGAATCTGTGTGCCAACATCTCCCACGCCTGCATTCCAGCCCAGCCAACCTTCTGCAGTTAAGATTTCCAACATCACATTACCTTGATTTACCCAGGGTTTCTTGGCAGCCTCAACCCTTTTCCTAAGAGGAAGAGCATCTGTGAGACATTTGATAGGATGGAACTAATTGGGAACGTCTGGCATAATTATCAGAAAGATACCTAATGCCAGTAACTCCACCTTCAAAGAGAATAACCATCCCTGGATAAGAAGTATGGACTGAAATATAATTGTTCCAGAAGCTTGTTTCAAACTGGGTTCCTAATGATGTCAAATACAGGGAATGAACTAACTCTGGCTTGTCAGGAGACCAAAGCACTTGAAAGAATAGAAGATGTGCTGTAACAAATTGTTCGATACGGGATATACAAGATCACCCTTCCATCATT includes the following:
- the ahdc1 gene encoding transcription factor Gibbin isoform X1, producing the protein MSASKEPCNGFEETEGVPLASGSLDVKDVVLASSIRSPEDNLHIRSKSQMASRRRAMDRTQRKESTDHCERRRVEFEKFDPANTDSKIKALITSAVSPNNNSFFENMSTLYSVPEHRHHAKCESSKAGIPKHNNQNEEAINAGLLLTETTCKKYALRKKTMIHYNRENSLEQIEFEKYCKNISIPSASTEECQDYGAASRLPLKRTLFNKNPKSKCKGSRKMLVKITKINIQKYLMHTERKTKMCQKLLTHNNLSAGVKMHCVTMPEQNTAALPTVKKGRRNKMAALPTGDIPVVIKRKRGRPRKVLPEGSSEAANHVKRKPRHHKLAPPQPTYIGGSNDNTTDYADVLSKLAFLTKQSLILGRCSPPRCWSPSDPGSFQRSASMHQDMSQFYRTLAGTRRRGGKAGCSRGRQVGQFAESSSTFSDFFEGIGKRKRIFLGETKLYARKCKWGTEMKEKPIQRRKPYKRTVPFPEHGIFRNMNAENSEWARQNENLWTMSQGYPSKQPIRNGLYPSYPGMSTQSFPSTLWESNSVSRNGYLMGCLSSNQSSVAQPSPGCIAGYFRSLLDSDDSSDLMDLSFSQAGQESCNITGSFGVSNSTPPSRHLTHYQEGFDKTSSPSCVGSQQHVNQTGQAYPQMIPDNSDVVDYGSSYHTSDTETFQRIAAQPPLSRQAGLSCQQTPDNYAHYSNYRPKAQSFSNSEVLQQPREYSGLDFLGNRDCTFGYDTSNNVTSSQATSTDAYSQHAIGSNLHFNKASSFNAFRPDRSPLTLQASLTSESQTDAACSMNHTSQKYFNSLQLSTDTSRMAFSRGLQLSCKSSFNLCDGNMAYFNHHYTPVLDYNLNESKDILDISNYTPQKVKLRSFPETFTESSSHFSTSFENSEGNVNICSNMASEEKSSLSSLEKLMMDWDDIAPVERAGPKVGSKRQWNHHVPFPSDSKAVYGRRKRIDMSSSPQLVFPASPPFPSKKATIPRQTRNTRSPCTSNKKEQFIRKSKLLQKTQGTNPVFSESTDCGLDYSYSGDSNMPPTLSNAQNFQVQKSDQKEYCNLFSSGCSTPMPDENFSPRFPGNDIHETVPMFSDLKQSTLEAEPFQSSQQQLSAQALQHSINQDHERLLTDNQDFFSLRTPAYVDNLESSEGKKHPAFYDTMQNSTGTDVAPSTATTSRDLPVSQLQFEADNPVVLETNTRYLQNSTTYSSLDENKKEAEMALFGMQGRNNPPSTGPQIIPLNIVAQIDKETQKLAIDYSSSAYASATLTTATASPASSDSSIHVDNNYTDKQGNRRQAAMGLLLDHNQDEVYTGNASQ
- the ahdc1 gene encoding transcription factor Gibbin isoform X2 — translated: MASRRRAMDRTQRKESTDHCERRRVEFEKFDPANTDSKIKALITSAVSPNNNSFFENMSTLYSVPEHRHHAKCESSKAGIPKHNNQNEEAINAGLLLTETTCKKYALRKKTMIHYNRENSLEQIEFEKYCKNISIPSASTEECQDYGAASRLPLKRTLFNKNPKSKCKGSRKMLVKITKINIQKYLMHTERKTKMCQKLLTHNNLSAGVKMHCVTMPEQNTAALPTVKKGRRNKMAALPTGDIPVVIKRKRGRPRKVLPEGSSEAANHVKRKPRHHKLAPPQPTYIGGSNDNTTDYADVLSKLAFLTKQSLILGRCSPPRCWSPSDPGSFQRSASMHQDMSQFYRTLAGTRRRGGKAGCSRGRQVGQFAESSSTFSDFFEGIGKRKRIFLGETKLYARKCKWGTEMKEKPIQRRKPYKRTVPFPEHGIFRNMNAENSEWARQNENLWTMSQGYPSKQPIRNGLYPSYPGMSTQSFPSTLWESNSVSRNGYLMGCLSSNQSSVAQPSPGCIAGYFRSLLDSDDSSDLMDLSFSQAGQESCNITGSFGVSNSTPPSRHLTHYQEGFDKTSSPSCVGSQQHVNQTGQAYPQMIPDNSDVVDYGSSYHTSDTETFQRIAAQPPLSRQAGLSCQQTPDNYAHYSNYRPKAQSFSNSEVLQQPREYSGLDFLGNRDCTFGYDTSNNVTSSQATSTDAYSQHAIGSNLHFNKASSFNAFRPDRSPLTLQASLTSESQTDAACSMNHTSQKYFNSLQLSTDTSRMAFSRGLQLSCKSSFNLCDGNMAYFNHHYTPVLDYNLNESKDILDISNYTPQKVKLRSFPETFTESSSHFSTSFENSEGNVNICSNMASEEKSSLSSLEKLMMDWDDIAPVERAGPKVGSKRQWNHHVPFPSDSKAVYGRRKRIDMSSSPQLVFPASPPFPSKKATIPRQTRNTRSPCTSNKKEQFIRKSKLLQKTQGTNPVFSESTDCGLDYSYSGDSNMPPTLSNAQNFQVQKSDQKEYCNLFSSGCSTPMPDENFSPRFPGNDIHETVPMFSDLKQSTLEAEPFQSSQQQLSAQALQHSINQDHERLLTDNQDFFSLRTPAYVDNLESSEGKKHPAFYDTMQNSTGTDVAPSTATTSRDLPVSQLQFEADNPVVLETNTRYLQNSTTYSSLDENKKEAEMALFGMQGRNNPPSTGPQIIPLNIVAQIDKETQKLAIDYSSSAYASATLTTATASPASSDSSIHVDNNYTDKQGNRRQAAMGLLLDHNQDEVYTGNASQ